TTAAAGGCGAATTCTTTGTTGTCTAAAAACCATTTAACGGTTTTTTCTAGCCCTTCATTAATGTCAACTTGGGGTTGCCAGTTTAGTAGGGTTTTTGCCTTTGTGATGTCTGCCCATGTGGCCATCATATCAGCTTTATGAAATGGTTTAAATTCTTTTATTGCTTTTTTCCCAAGCAATTCTTCAATTTTTTCAATTACTTCACTTAATTTGTTCGGACTATTATTTCCAAGGTTTATTATTTCATATCCGACTGGTTTTAGTGCTTTTACAGTTCCTGCAGCTATGTCTTCTACAAAGGTAAAATCCCTTGATTGTGAACCATCTCCATAAATTATAATAGGCTGTTCATTGTATATTTGTGAGATGAATCTGAAAACACTCATATCTGGTCTTCCTGCAGGTCCATATACTGTAAAATAGCGCACTACACTTACATCAATTCCATAATAAAAATGATATGTATAGCAGGTTACTTCCGCTGATTTTTTTGATGCAGCATAAGGGGAAATAGGTGTGTTTACCGGCTTATCTTCGGTAAAAGGCATCGGTTGGCCTGCATAGAGACTTGATGTGGATGCAAGGACAAATTTATTTACTTCGTAATTTTTGGCTAGTTCTAAAAGGTTTACTGTCCCGGTAGAGTTTGTCTCATAATATACAAAAGGGTTTACAATGCTGTATCTTACCCCAGCTCGTGCTGCAAGATTTATTATGGCATCAAATTTATAGGTCTGGAAAATAACAGATAAAGCTTCAAAATTTGATATATCTACCCTTATAAATGTAAAATTATCATATTTCTCAAGCTCATTTTTTCTGTATTCTTTTAATCTGACGTCATAGTAATCATTTAGATTATCTATGCCTATGACTTCATGTCCTTCTTCTAATAATTTTTTAGTGGTGAAATAACCGATAAACCCTGCAGCACCCGTTAATAATATTTTCATTAGTTCAACTCCTCGTGTTTTCTTATGGCTCTAAATCTTGTACCTTTTGGTGTGTCAAGAAGTTCTATCCCCATTGATTCGAGTTTATCTCTTATTTT
Above is a window of Deferribacter autotrophicus DNA encoding:
- a CDS encoding GDP-mannose 4,6-dehydratase, encoding MKILLTGAAGFIGYFTTKKLLEEGHEVIGIDNLNDYYDVRLKEYRKNELEKYDNFTFIRVDISNFEALSVIFQTYKFDAIINLAARAGVRYSIVNPFVYYETNSTGTVNLLELAKNYEVNKFVLASTSSLYAGQPMPFTEDKPVNTPISPYAASKKSAEVTCYTYHFYYGIDVSVVRYFTVYGPAGRPDMSVFRFISQIYNEQPIIIYGDGSQSRDFTFVEDIAAGTVKALKPVGYEIINLGNNSPNKLSEVIEKIEELLGKKAIKEFKPFHKADMMATWADITKAKTLLNWQPQVDINEGLEKTVKWFLDNKEFAFNIKLTE